A genome region from Solirubrobacter pauli includes the following:
- a CDS encoding helix-turn-helix transcriptional regulator, whose product MDGLTAALALSGWVALGSFVLAVANSQSDDGLGEHPVRRITLGVLLLGFFVFALWKRRAVWAALTRRPELVVVLAAAQIAAVAADEVVGGAYVAVSLTSLGLAVLAADDRLVWACVAVLEVGFVVGLLSRYSLAELADDGELGGVVSSIVKFPVVAFMLLAIRRLFNRFSDGAGEMLMLLRAGAPALTPALDQAVASRGAPLLLGPGEPQPIVIDLTPAEVRAVEGLAAGRAPKQIAFDQGVTLATIRTHLKHAKRKTGARTLRELAAFVARPDWPRVTR is encoded by the coding sequence TTGGACGGGCTCACCGCAGCGCTGGCGCTGTCGGGTTGGGTCGCGCTTGGCAGCTTCGTGCTGGCCGTGGCAAATAGTCAGAGCGATGACGGGCTCGGGGAACACCCGGTACGCCGGATCACGCTCGGCGTGCTGTTGCTGGGCTTCTTCGTTTTCGCTCTGTGGAAACGCCGTGCGGTGTGGGCAGCCCTTACCCGCCGTCCTGAACTGGTGGTCGTGCTCGCGGCGGCGCAGATTGCCGCGGTGGCGGCCGACGAAGTGGTGGGCGGCGCCTACGTCGCGGTGAGCCTGACGTCGCTGGGTCTCGCCGTTCTGGCGGCAGACGACCGGCTGGTCTGGGCGTGCGTCGCCGTACTTGAGGTCGGATTCGTGGTGGGGCTGCTGTCGCGATACTCGCTGGCCGAGCTCGCCGACGACGGAGAACTCGGCGGGGTCGTGTCGTCGATCGTGAAGTTCCCCGTCGTCGCGTTCATGTTGCTGGCCATCCGCAGGCTGTTCAACCGCTTCTCCGACGGCGCCGGAGAGATGCTCATGCTCCTGCGAGCCGGAGCCCCGGCACTGACCCCGGCGCTCGACCAAGCCGTCGCGTCCCGTGGGGCGCCGCTGCTCCTCGGGCCGGGCGAGCCCCAACCGATCGTGATCGACCTCACGCCCGCCGAGGTCCGGGCGGTCGAAGGGCTCGCGGCGGGGCGCGCCCCCAAGCAGATCGCCTTCGACCAGGGCGTGACCCTCGCAACGATCCGGACGCACCTCAAGCACGCCAAGCGCAAGACCGGGGCGCGCACGCTACGTGAGCTGGCCGCGTTCGTCGCTCGTCCTGACTGGCCGCGGGTGACGCGATGA
- a CDS encoding helix-turn-helix transcriptional regulator: MTTLVPTTPRLAASGAELTALAERFCLRAFAAGAFFCGAAAVSALVMLPLRDSADPVTWSTPTVLLTALVAIAAFAVAWLPAPVYRALCRRPDLELVPVMLAAAMLAYPLRSELWWPSCALVMLVAQVAPLRRTWSYCAVVLITNLAAHALSGDLAESPAVSILGLWIGFGFWTTLTGLVVERIARHLLRVDVGQVGPPASTAALALELATWAAPNRAAQDADPEPAGSSHGVPAEAVTVVEATPFEAVEPRVPAVVPAPAPASNALADPTLKLTRRQLEVVALLADGHRYDEIAKCLSISRRQVQRHVTSAVERLGVHNANELVAIAVASGFVPPMS, from the coding sequence ATGACCACGCTCGTCCCGACGACGCCGCGCCTGGCAGCAAGCGGTGCCGAGCTCACCGCGCTGGCCGAGCGTTTCTGTCTGCGGGCGTTCGCGGCCGGAGCGTTCTTCTGCGGCGCGGCAGCCGTCAGCGCGCTCGTGATGCTGCCCCTGCGCGATTCCGCAGATCCCGTGACTTGGTCGACGCCGACCGTGCTCTTGACGGCACTGGTCGCCATCGCGGCGTTCGCGGTCGCGTGGCTGCCCGCGCCGGTGTACCGCGCGCTGTGCCGGCGGCCCGACCTCGAACTCGTCCCGGTGATGCTGGCGGCGGCCATGCTTGCCTATCCGCTGCGCAGCGAACTGTGGTGGCCGTCGTGCGCGTTGGTGATGCTGGTGGCCCAGGTCGCGCCGCTGCGCCGCACCTGGAGCTACTGCGCGGTCGTGTTGATCACCAACCTCGCCGCCCATGCGCTCTCCGGGGACCTGGCCGAGTCCCCAGCCGTGTCAATTTTGGGACTCTGGATCGGATTCGGCTTCTGGACGACGCTGACGGGCTTGGTCGTCGAACGGATCGCGCGGCACCTTTTGCGCGTGGACGTCGGGCAGGTCGGGCCGCCCGCGAGCACCGCCGCGCTGGCGCTCGAGCTGGCCACCTGGGCCGCGCCGAACCGGGCCGCGCAAGACGCCGACCCTGAGCCCGCCGGGTCGTCGCACGGCGTGCCTGCGGAAGCGGTCACGGTGGTCGAGGCGACACCATTCGAAGCGGTCGAACCACGCGTTCCAGCTGTGGTGCCCGCACCGGCGCCCGCGTCGAACGCGCTCGCGGACCCAACCCTCAAGTTGACCCGTAGGCAGCTGGAGGTCGTCGCCCTGCTTGCCGACGGACATCGCTACGACGAGATCGCCAAGTGTCTGTCGATCTCCCGCAGGCAGGTCCAGCGGCACGTGACGTCAGCTGTCGAGCGGCTGGGCGTGCACAACGCGAACGAGCTCGTGGCAATCGCCGTCGCCTCCGGTTTCGTACCGCCTATGAGCTAG
- a CDS encoding response regulator transcription factor: MGNADAAPQVLTARELEVVVLVAEGCTDAEIAAELRITVRTVRAHVAAARGKLAARSRTHLAVQALRFGLIPLDP; encoded by the coding sequence ATGGGCAACGCCGACGCCGCCCCTCAAGTGCTCACTGCGCGCGAGCTCGAGGTCGTCGTGCTTGTTGCCGAAGGCTGTACCGACGCCGAGATTGCCGCTGAGCTGCGCATCACCGTGCGCACGGTGCGAGCGCATGTCGCCGCCGCACGTGGCAAGCTCGCAGCGCGTTCGCGCACGCATCTCGCCGTCCAGGCGCTGCGATTTGGCTTGATCCCGCTGGACCCTTAA
- a CDS encoding M23 family metallopeptidase, whose amino-acid sequence MSHGRRTARLYADGRSAAGKSVEATARSGSQDHLVRAAALALLLAVGAWLLAGEPADARNKLKVKATPATVAPGSSVRVVVTGTSRTRCALTVRADRAGSRPSVRRRVARQSRLAIPASSAAGVRIVTVRCGTQTARTRFTVAAATAAPPAPSPAADEHETYGELPIDINEIAGYTVGDGLGGGEYTTRIPFTNGTRIRVSQGANGGYSHGNAYTRNAVDLPAALGTPVRAGFSGVVAAAVGGCPTTTQWGCNRGFGNFVLLKNVDGTCALHAHLTAINVSPGQPAARYTQLGTVGTSGSSTGAHLHYDRIDCASRASLPWSFEEAGNPREGAWVTSSNEPAPAVAPPTPDPAPAPAPPSAPARRPITVDNRVTNGMSMREDSSPARLTTKAWIRCGTRGCNIGGTERGSGGTYDAAVCQTSGERTTNGNDSSAADDGNPERFESTRYYGVRLHDGTFGFISEVWIRASDRGGLGLPGC is encoded by the coding sequence GTGAGTCACGGACGACGGACGGCGCGTCTGTACGCCGACGGGCGCAGCGCAGCGGGCAAGTCGGTGGAGGCGACGGCTCGGAGCGGCTCGCAGGATCACCTGGTGCGCGCGGCGGCGCTCGCGCTGCTGCTCGCCGTCGGCGCCTGGCTGCTTGCCGGCGAGCCAGCCGACGCGCGCAACAAACTCAAGGTGAAGGCGACGCCCGCGACGGTTGCTCCGGGGTCGAGCGTCAGGGTCGTGGTCACCGGCACTTCGCGCACCCGCTGTGCGCTCACGGTCCGCGCTGACCGTGCCGGTTCGCGTCCGTCGGTTCGCCGCCGCGTCGCACGCCAGAGCCGGCTGGCAATCCCGGCCTCCAGCGCTGCCGGCGTCCGGATCGTGACGGTTCGCTGCGGCACGCAGACGGCCCGCACGCGCTTCACCGTCGCCGCCGCAACTGCCGCTCCTCCCGCACCGTCGCCCGCCGCCGACGAGCACGAGACCTACGGCGAGCTGCCGATCGACATCAACGAGATCGCCGGCTACACCGTCGGCGACGGCCTCGGCGGTGGCGAATACACGACCCGCATTCCGTTCACCAACGGCACCCGAATCCGCGTCAGCCAGGGCGCCAACGGCGGCTACTCGCACGGGAACGCCTACACACGCAACGCCGTCGACCTCCCGGCCGCCCTAGGCACCCCCGTGCGCGCCGGGTTCTCCGGCGTCGTCGCCGCGGCCGTAGGCGGGTGCCCGACCACCACGCAGTGGGGCTGCAACCGCGGGTTCGGCAACTTCGTGCTGCTCAAGAACGTCGACGGCACGTGCGCCCTGCACGCTCACCTGACAGCGATCAACGTGAGCCCCGGACAGCCCGCGGCCCGCTACACCCAACTGGGTACGGTCGGCACCTCCGGCAGCTCCACCGGCGCCCACCTGCACTACGACCGAATCGACTGCGCGAGCCGGGCCTCGCTCCCGTGGTCGTTCGAGGAGGCCGGCAACCCGCGCGAAGGCGCCTGGGTGACCTCCTCCAACGAGCCCGCGCCCGCCGTCGCTCCCCCGACACCCGACCCCGCCCCCGCCCCCGCTCCGCCGTCGGCGCCCGCGCGACGGCCGATCACGGTCGACAACCGCGTCACCAACGGCATGAGCATGCGCGAGGACTCCAGCCCGGCCCGCCTGACGACCAAGGCCTGGATCCGCTGCGGGACCCGCGGCTGCAACATCGGCGGCACCGAGCGCGGCAGCGGCGGCACCTACGACGCGGCGGTCTGCCAGACCTCCGGTGAGCGCACCACCAACGGCAACGACTCCTCCGCGGCCGACGACGGCAACCCCGAACGCTTCGAGTCGACGCGCTACTACGGCGTGCGGCTGCATGACGGCACCTTCGGCTTCATCAGCGAAGTCTGGATCCGTGCGAGCGACCGTGGCGGACTGGGGCTGCCGGGATGCTGA
- a CDS encoding response regulator transcription factor, with the protein MSDPSRTGSVPAVMPIVDATIRVLSAREFEVVRLVAEGLTDAEIAGVIGITERTARAHVAAARSKLQARSRTHLAVLALRQRLIPLDID; encoded by the coding sequence GTGAGCGATCCCTCCCGAACGGGTAGCGTGCCCGCCGTGATGCCGATCGTGGACGCCACCATCCGGGTGCTCAGTGCCCGCGAATTCGAAGTGGTGCGCCTGGTCGCCGAAGGCCTGACCGATGCCGAGATCGCCGGGGTGATCGGGATCACCGAGCGCACCGCACGCGCGCACGTTGCCGCCGCGCGCAGCAAGCTGCAGGCGCGGTCGCGCACCCACTTGGCGGTACTCGCCTTGCGGCAGCGTCTGATCCCACTCGATATCGACTGA